The following proteins are co-located in the Betta splendens chromosome 9, fBetSpl5.4, whole genome shotgun sequence genome:
- the LOC114861679 gene encoding uncharacterized protein LOC114861679 isoform X3, whose product MDNQTANRNQPPCQSWLGQNVWPTPSTQGPFLNKPTNTQHLSTGLSSSQRSFFDPLQVSNQNCVSELNSILSGNLHQSNLYKAPHISSGPSSTTLFTNCSIPNTSNIMSFNQHTPSMLPTPSKGKTVPTKSHSQQNQGLQPQHLPFHSSHNSYKASFQLPVENQNLPLGLQDLSTSLPSCGQRLNRPQASFEQAHVDSALFSGSTFGNALSSSEEQPQWTPTSHSRRVGVRSVPKAAAHVNKKQKVNVTPQFHSEKRRSAILHQRAQLLKQLAEMDKLLKKIPQDDSSNEESAPHLANQLLPEEDCLSPDSCDEREPEETSDVPDNQPFSGESEENDIGDDDFPSDSDRDSADESSHSCSSTFEGETPPQPAKKQPTPGRSSHNDKNASPVACAIRPKPSEIVVLHSDVNESRYSKRNYCLFCSRLVTKMARHLENVHSDRAEVAVAFQYPKKSKERKMIWNKLRNEGNFAHYKEVLKTGKGKLAVRVRPKWPSKVTDYIHCLYCRGLFSKKCMFRHMKTCSENKNENEPRLGRLSIAMRCVLEASENIEMSDGLRKVLCGMLYDDVTQTIINDKIILQFGEQMFGHYSTDAKKNGYLKQNLRHLGRLVLEAAKTTPLKNLEEFFCLSSFRHVMSTVNVLAGYDAESKTYKVPSLALKLGYHLQKACSIVQENAVKSGDDNMAESARRFLSAYKKKWNKLVSVGALSTLRESKLVTEAQNVPNVQDVKRLFFHIENDAVLIENKFRETPSTKNYSALAKVILAQTILFNRRTGLEVSSMNVAQFASLKKSEIVDDMDITVSDLERTMCGFFSRVDIRGNTGRIVPILLKPSFVCALELLIKVREKCEVPSQNEYLFGRPHTLSAYSGAACIQNYVKECGLTNTKALMLRNIQKHYGTMLQIMSLNEEEAYQVLGPDNQVQALRQNINMRLDDEIGSQNMAEQPSSNQYQTLHTKAVKFQNNGSQIKDKRKWEESEVKAVEKHLMRFIQEHKVPQKDDCLACLSAEPGALRKRTWKAVKDYVRNRSITLQRQGGFPKASSTNRPQQVKRRHETRHTTKTRPKKKDKHKWGEEEVQAVERHMMRFIRGHKVPQKDDCLKCLSAETDALKTRTWKGVKDYVRNRIIALQRIGSSSMTLHTNSTNTNRRQKMKQTQKTPRTRQVNVTAPSRPVTSKDTGSTNKDKHKWGEEEVQAVERHMMHFIHEHKVPQKIDCLRCLSAEPEALRARTWKGVKDYVRNRITSLKRQGDSSWASYSHSYIVEQAESHLSTLYYQQL is encoded by the exons ATGGACAACCAGACAGCAAATAGGAACCAGCCACCCTGTCAGTCATGGTTGGGCCAGAATGTCTGGCCTACACCTTCTACTCAAGGACCTTTTCTCAACAAACCAACTAACACGCAGCATCTCAGCACCGGCTTGTCTTCTTCCCAGAGATCCTTCTTCGACCCCCTCCAGGTGTCGAATCAGAACTGTGTCAGCGAGCTCAACTCCATATTATCAGGAAACCTCCATCAATCAAACCTATACAAAGCTCCTCACATCAGCAGTGGCCCATCGTCCACCACACTATTTACTAACTGTTCTATCCCTAATACCTCCAACATTATGTCTTTTAATCAACACACTCCATCAATGCTCCCAACTCCAAGCAAAGGAAAAACTGTACCCACCAAATCTCATTCCCAACAAAACCAAGGACTACAGCCCCAACATTTACCTTTTCATTCATCTCACAACTCGTATAAAGCATCTTTTCAACTTCCAGTAGAAAATCAGAATTTGCCACTTGGACTTCAAGATCTGTCCACATCTCTGCCATCATGTGGACAACGTCTAAATAGGCCTCAAGCTTCTTTTGAACAAGCACATGTGGACTCTGCTCTTTTTTCTGGCTCTACGTTTGGGAATGCCTTATCTTCATCTGAGGAGCAGCCTCAGTGGACGCCTACATCACACAGTAGGA GAGTTGGAGTTAGGTCTGTTCCCAAAGCAGCTGCTcatgtaaacaaaaaacaaaaggtcaaTGTCACTCCACAG TTCCACAGTGAGAAACGACGTTCAGCAATTTTACATCAGCGTGCACAGCTACTTAAACAATTGGCAGAGATGGATAAACTT CTGAAGAAAATTCCTCAAGATGACAGCAGCAATGAGGAATCTGCACCTCATTTAGCCAATCAG TTACTTCCTGAAGAAGATTGTTTATCACCTGATTCTTGTGATGAGCGAGAACCGGAGGAGACTTCTGATGTGCCAGACAATCAGCCTTTTTCAGGAGAATCAGAG GAAAATGACATTGGTGATGATGATTTCCCATCTGACAGTGACAGAGACTCAGCAGATGAATccagtcacagctgttcttCCACCTTTGAGGGTGAAACCCCTCCTCAGCCAGCCAAAAAGCAGCCAACACCTGGAAGGTCTTCACACAATGACAAAAATGCCAGTCCTGTAGCTTGTGCAATTCGTCCAAAGCCCTCCGAGATTGTAGTGTTGCATTCAGATGTGAATGAAAGTCGTTACAGCAAGAGGAATTACTGTTTGTTCTGCTCTCGGTTAGTAACTAAAATGGCACGACATTTAGAGAACGTTCACAGTGACAGAGCTGAGGTTGCAGTTGCGTTTCAGTATCCAAAAAAGTCAAAGGAAAGAAAGATGATATGGAACAAGCTTAGAAACGAAGGGAACTTTGCACACTACAAAGAAGTACTAAAAACTGGGAAAGGAAAACTTGCTGTACGAGTAAGACCAAAATGGCCATCGAAAGTCACAGACTATATTCATTGTCTTTACTGTCGTGGACTTTTTAGCAAAAAATGTATGTTTAGACATATGAAGACTTGCTCAGAGAATAAGAATGAAAATGAACCTCGGCTAGGAAGATTGTCTATAGCTATGCGGTGTGTGCTGGAGGCTTCAGAAAACATTGAAATGAGTGACGGTCTAAGGAAGGTTCTCTGTGGGATGCTGTATGACGACGTTACTCAAACCATCATAAATGACAAGATTATTTTGCAGTTTGGAGAGCAAATGTTTGGTCACTACAGCACCGATGCAAAGAAGAATGGCTACCTCAAACAAAACCTTCGTCATTTAGGAAGACTTGTGCTCGAAGCTGCAAAGACAACCCCCCTGAAGAACCTGGAGGAATTTTTCTGCCTCTCAAGCTTCCGACACGTGATGTCTACAGTGAACGTCCTGGCAGGATATGATGCCGAAAGCAAAACCTACAAAGTTCCTTCCCTGGCCCTTAAGCTTGGCTACCACCTGCAGAAGGCCTGCAGCATTGTTCAGGAAAATGCAGTGAAGAGTGGTGACGACAACATGGCAGAATCTGCACGACGGTTCCTCTCTGCGTACAAGAAGAAGTGGAATAAACTTGTTTCTGTTGGTGCACTATCGACTTTAAGGGAAAGTAAGTTGGTTACAGAGGCTCAGAATGTTCCAAATGTCCAAGATGTGAAGCGCCTGTTTTTCCACATTGAAAATGATGCTGTTCTCATTGAGAACAAATTCAGAGAGACGCCTTCAACTAAAAACTACTCTGCTCTTGCAAAAGTAATACTTGCTCAAACAATCCTTTTCAACAGGAGGACCGGATTAGAGGTGTCCTCAATGAACGTAGCACAGTTTGCTTCTCTCAAAAAGTCAGAGATCGTTGATGACATGGACATAACTGTATCGGATTTGGAAAGGACCATGTGTGGCTTCTTCAGCAGAGTTGACATACGAGGAAACACTGGAAGAATTGTGCCCATTTTGCTCAAGCCATCATTTGTGTGCGCTTTGGAGCTCCTCATCAAGGTTCGTGAGAAATGTGAGGTCCCCAGCCAGAATGAATACCTGTTTGGACGCCCCCACACGCTGTCTGCCTACAGCGGGGCAGCATGCATCCAGAATTATGTGAAGGAATGTGGACTCACAAACACCAAGGCCTTGATGCTGCGAAACATACAGAAGCATTATGGAACAATGCTGCAGATAATGTCACTGAATGAAGAAGAGGCCTACCAGGTTCTAGGCCCCGACAATCAAGTCCAAGCTCTTCGGCAGAATATCAACATGCGGCTGGATGATGAAATTG GCTCCCAAAATATGGCTGAGCAACCGTCCAGTAACCAGTACCAGACTCTTCATACAAAGGCTGTCAAATTCCAGAACAACG GCTCCCAAATCAAGGACAAACGTAAATGGGAGGAATCAGAAGTAAAAGCTGTAGAAAAACACTTGATGCGTTTCATCCAAGAACACAAGGTGCCTCAGAAGGACGACTGCCTGGCGTGTCTGTCGGCTGAGCCAGGCGCACTGAGGAAACGCACGTGGAAAGCTGTAAAAGACTACGTGAGGAACAGGAGCATCACCTTACAAAGACAAGGCGGCTTTCCCAAGGCTTCGTCTACTAACAGGCCTCAGCAAGTGAAACGACGCCATGAAACACGACACACAACAAAAACCC GCCCCAAAAAGAAGGACAAACATAAATGGGGGGAAGAGGAGGTTCAGGCCGTGGAACGACACATGATGCGTTTCATTCGAGGACACAAGGTGCCTCAGAAAGACGACTGCTTGAAGTGTCTTTCAGCTGAGACGGACGCGCTAAAGACACGTACGTGGAAAGGAGTGAAGGACTACGTCAGGAACAGGATCATCGCCCTGCAAAGAATTGGCAGCTCCTCCATGACTTTACatacaaacagtacaaacacGAACAGGCgtcagaaaatgaaacaaacacagaagacaCCACGAACAAGACAGGTCAACGTAACAGCACCTTCAAGACCTGTTACATCCAAGGATACAG GCTCCACAAATAAGGACAAACATAAATGGGGGGAAGAGGAGGTTCAAGCCGTAGAGAGACACATGATGCATTTCATCCATGAACACAAGGTGCCTCAGAAAATCGACTGCTTAAGGTGTCTTTCAGCTGAGCCGGAGGCGCTGAGGGCACGTACGTGGAAAGGTGTGAAGGACTACGTCAGGAACAGGATTACATCACTGAAAAGACAGGGAGATTCTTCCTGGGCTTCGTACTCACACAGTTACATAGTCGAACAAGCAGAATCACATCTCAGCACCTTATATTATCAGCAGCTGTAA